TTGTAAAAAATGTTAAAGGATAGATTTATATAAAATTTCGTACTAAAGCATATGCATGGCTATGATGAAATTTAGGCGTAAATCGGCTTCCACGGATGATGTGGCGCCTAATCGCGCGTGGAGAATGCCGCTCCATGTGGAAAGATGCAATCCGCCTGGCAATCGTAAAACTCCGGAAGTTCCACAAACGGTGCGAGAGCAAGTGCTTGAAGTTGCCCGTGAAATGACTGCGAACAAAAGGATGGCTGCCTGGGAGATGATGGAGAACATTGACATGCCGGATGTGAAAGGATATTTTGAATCCGTTGGCAGTCTTCTTTCTGATGCGAATCCCAGGATGAAAAGTTCGGCAGTCCTTTTTCTTTCATTGGCTGCAGAGAGCGGCCGCGATATTGAATCTGCCCTTCCATGGATGATAAGGAAGCTGAATGCGACTTGCGCATCCACAAACCCGATCGTAGCAATGGACGAGCAGGAAGATGCTAGAATTTTGTTTGACGCCCTGGTTTCAGCAACAGCCGAAGAGCATGGGGGGAAAGTGGTTGATTATATCCTAAGCATCAGTGCCTTGCCAGGCTATTCGGTTTGTGCCCCCCTTTTTGAACTGTTCTGGAACAATCACAAAAAGCAGGGCAGAATAATGGAATTCCTAGTGGAGAACCTGGAATCCTCCATACAGGTGAAAGACCCGGAAAAGATAGTGTCCGTGCTGCATGCATTCTACTTTGCCAGGTCCAGGGAAAGTTCGGAAGCCCAAGACAGGATGCTGTATGCGATCCATTACTTTATGAAAAAGCATTTTGAAGATGTGGTTCCAGTGGGCAATCCGTCCCGCGAGGAAATTCTAGAATACGCAGACATATTTTTACCGCGCGAGCCCGCGGGGCCTGACCGGTGGCTTTATTCCTGCAATTAGCTTTGCCAAAAATGAAAAACAATCAGCTTCTTATGTAGCCCTTTTCCCTGAGCGCCTTTGCCTGGAGCGGAGTGTATCGCCAAACGATGTCCCCACGCTTGTCTCCCTCTATTTCCCAAGGCTCAGCAATTACGATGTCCCCTTCGCGCACCCATATCTGGTTCTTGAGCCGCCCTGGAATCCTGCAGTTCCTCTCTTTCCCGTCCTTGCAGGAAACCATCATCCTGCTTCCTCCGACAAGGCCGATTACGAGGCCGAGCACTTCCCTGTCCCGCGGGAGCCTGAGCCGGATTACCGGCAGTTCGCCTCCTGCAGAAGTATGCTTCCTGTGCGGGGGCCTGTAAGGTCTTCGTCTTTGCATATAATCACTTCGCTGGATTGACCGCGCCGCAGGCCTCGCAGACCACGTTCCTCATGCCGTGGCCGAGCTCCTGTATGTGCGTGTCGGGTTTTTTGCACTGCTTGCATATCACGTAGGAATTGGCGTAATCCTCGAATTTCTTGTTAATCAGGTCGCCGAAGAATTTTCTCTGGAGTATGAGGCGGTCGGCGTCTATGCTGGCCGGGACCGCAAGCTCCTTGGAGAGGAATTTCATCACTTCCTCCCTCTTTCTCCTGAGCGCGTCCACCGCAGGGCCGAAATTCCGCACTATCGTCTTGTTGCCCTCGGAAAATGATTCGAGCTTCGGAATCTCGAAACGCTCGCCGCTCGAAAGCTTTTCCGGAACCTGGGCATATGCGTCCGAAAGCAAATCCTCGTATTTCTTCATCAATCCACCGCATTTTTTGAATTATCCAAATTAAGCTTAGAAGTTCATTTATTGAGGGATATGGGAAACCCCCCTTTAAAATCTTATCTCTAAGTTCCCTCTCTCCAGCTTGAAAGATATTTTTTCTGCTCTTCGGTGAGCGCATCGATTTCCACGCCCATCGCATCCAGCTGCATTTTAGCTATCGCGCCATCTATGGATTCCGGGAGCATGGAAACTCCGGGCCTGAGTTTTCCCTTGTTCTTCACGAGGTGCTCCATCGCGAGAGCCTGGCCTGCGAAGGAAGTCGCCATCACTTCGCTCGGGTGCCCCTCGGCTGCGCCCAAATTCACCAGTCTTCCTTCTGCGCACAAGTAGATTTTCTTCGCGCCAATTGAATATTCGTCAAGCTGCCAGCGCACCCGCCTCTTCTTTCCGAGCTTTTCAAGCCCCTGCAAATCAATTTCCACGTCGAAGTGCCCGCTGTTCGCCAAAACTGCGTTGTCCTTCATGAGCTTCACGTGCTCAGCGGTTATGACGTTCTTGTCCCCTGTGACTGTTATGAAAAGGTCCCCGAGCTTCGCGGCTTCGCGCATGGGCATCACTTCGAATCCGTCGAGCACTGCCTGGAGCGCCCTGAACGCGTCAACTTCGGTTATTACCACGTTCGCGCCCATGCCCTTCGCGCGCATGGAAACGCCTTTTCCGCACGGGCCGTAGCCCGAAACGACCACTTTCTTCCCTGCGAGCAGGACGTTCGTGGCCCTGACGATTCCGTCCAGGGTGGACTGCCCGGTCCCGTAATAGTTGTCGAGCAGGTGCTTGGTCTTGTTGTCATTTACTGCGATTATCGGGTATTTGAGCGCCTTGTCTTTTTCCATAGCGCGCAAACGTATCACTCCGGTCGTGGTTTCCTCGCTCCCTCCGATTATGGATGCAATGAGCTCGGGATGCTTGGTGTGTATGAGGCTCACTAGGTCCGCGCCGTCATCTATTGTGAGCTGGGGCTTGTGCGAAAGCACCTTTTCCAAATAGCGGTAATAGTCTTCGTGGGTTTCGCCCTTGTAAGCGTAAACCGCCACCTTCTCCTCTGCGAGCGCAGCGGCCACGTCGTCCTGGGTGGAAAGCGGGTTGCATCCTGTGATGGCTATTTTCGCGCCTCCGGCGGCTAGCGCGCGCACGAGCACCGCGGTCTCCTTCGTGACGTGGAGCGCGAGCCCGATGGTGAGGTTCTTGAACGGCTTCTCCTTCGCGAACCGGCTCTTGAGTGCCTGCATTATGCCCATTCTCCTTTCGGCAAGCTCTATGTTCATCCTTCCCTGCCCGGCGAGCTTCAAGTCCTTCACTTCAAAATCATTTCCGCTGTCCATGCAATCAACGGATTGAATTGGGATTGATGGCTTTTAAATCTTGCACAAGAAAAACCGTTATGGACATCCTCATAAAAAGCGCCACGGTGGTGACGCAGAACGCGGAACGCGAGGTCCTGAAGGGCGCGGACATATTCGTGAGCGACGGAAAAATAGGCAAGGTGGGAAAGAACCTCCGCGAGAAGGCGGAGGAAAAGATAGACGCGAATGGAAAAATCGTATTTCCAGGGCTCGTGAACACGCACACGCACATCGCGATGACGCTGTTCAGGGGATATGGGGAAGGGATGAGACTGCATGACTGGCTCGCCAAAAGAATATGGCCTGCTGAGGCGAAGCTGAAGCCGAAGCACGTTTACTGGGGAACCATGCTCGGCATCGCGGAGATGGCGAGGAGCGGAACTACAGCGTTCAACGAGATGTACCTTTCCGGGGCGGAAAAAATCGCCGAAGCCGCTGAAAAAGGGGGCATGCGCGCCTCCATAGCCTCGGACATGCTGGACAAGATAAGCGGGAACGCTCCGGAGAAAGAGCTGGAAAAGGCGAAAAATTTTGTCTCTTCGCTAAGAAGCCCGAGCGGCCGGGTGAAGGCGAGCGTATCCTGCCATGCGCCGTACACGTGCACAGGGGAGCTGATTAAGATTGCGAAGGAATTCGCGGCCAAAAAAGGGCTGCAATTCCACATACACGCGAGCGAAACCAGGAAGGAGGTTTTCGACGTGCTCAACGAGAAGGGAAAGCGGCCTTTAGAGTATCTGGACGGGCTCGGAGTCCTGG
Above is a genomic segment from Candidatus Micrarchaeia archaeon containing:
- a CDS encoding translation initiation factor eIF-1A codes for the protein MQRRRPYRPPHRKHTSAGGELPVIRLRLPRDREVLGLVIGLVGGSRMMVSCKDGKERNCRIPGRLKNQIWVREGDIVIAEPWEIEGDKRGDIVWRYTPLQAKALREKGYIRS
- a CDS encoding translation initiation factor IF-2 subunit beta, whose amino-acid sequence is MKKYEDLLSDAYAQVPEKLSSGERFEIPKLESFSEGNKTIVRNFGPAVDALRRKREEVMKFLSKELAVPASIDADRLILQRKFFGDLINKKFEDYANSYVICKQCKKPDTHIQELGHGMRNVVCEACGAVNPAK
- the ahcY gene encoding adenosylhomocysteinase; translated protein: MDSGNDFEVKDLKLAGQGRMNIELAERRMGIMQALKSRFAKEKPFKNLTIGLALHVTKETAVLVRALAAGGAKIAITGCNPLSTQDDVAAALAEEKVAVYAYKGETHEDYYRYLEKVLSHKPQLTIDDGADLVSLIHTKHPELIASIIGGSEETTTGVIRLRAMEKDKALKYPIIAVNDNKTKHLLDNYYGTGQSTLDGIVRATNVLLAGKKVVVSGYGPCGKGVSMRAKGMGANVVITEVDAFRALQAVLDGFEVMPMREAAKLGDLFITVTGDKNVITAEHVKLMKDNAVLANSGHFDVEIDLQGLEKLGKKRRVRWQLDEYSIGAKKIYLCAEGRLVNLGAAEGHPSEVMATSFAGQALAMEHLVKNKGKLRPGVSMLPESIDGAIAKMQLDAMGVEIDALTEEQKKYLSSWREGT
- a CDS encoding amidohydrolase, producing MDILIKSATVVTQNAEREVLKGADIFVSDGKIGKVGKNLREKAEEKIDANGKIVFPGLVNTHTHIAMTLFRGYGEGMRLHDWLAKRIWPAEAKLKPKHVYWGTMLGIAEMARSGTTAFNEMYLSGAEKIAEAAEKGGMRASIASDMLDKISGNAPEKELEKAKNFVSSLRSPSGRVKASVSCHAPYTCTGELIKIAKEFAAKKGLQFHIHASETRKEVFDVLNEKGKRPLEYLDGLGVLDRRTVLAHAVFVTKREIALAGKSGASVAHCPVGNLKLASGGTCPIGEFARSGVNATLGTDGAASNNSLNMLETMKMAALLQKNFYWDPLALSAQQALDFATVNGARALGVEAGSIEEGKLADIVIADAKAPNMNPAHSDVDNIVYAMNPANITDVMVGGKFVMRNRKITAFDEEEAVGKACEAALDVTSG